A stretch of the Thermus thermophilus genome encodes the following:
- a CDS encoding MazG family protein, which produces MEGMERLLEVMRRLRGPGGCPWDRAQTHESLVPYLLEEASEAADALLKGDPQEMAEELGDVLLQVAFHSVIAEEEGRFTYGDVERAIVEKLIRRHPHVFNVRSGVTGEATAKTPEEVKARWEDLKAQEGKKEDPCGLPKGLPTLLRAYELQRKGMDPGSEEGLRKALEEGDLEEALWHLVGLFAKKGMDPESALRRRSLRACREG; this is translated from the coding sequence ATGGAGGGCATGGAGCGGCTTCTTGAGGTGATGCGCCGCCTGCGGGGGCCCGGGGGGTGCCCCTGGGACCGGGCCCAGACCCACGAAAGCCTCGTCCCCTACCTCCTGGAGGAGGCGAGCGAGGCGGCGGACGCCCTCCTTAAGGGCGACCCCCAGGAGATGGCCGAGGAGCTCGGGGACGTCCTCCTGCAGGTGGCCTTCCACAGCGTCATCGCCGAGGAGGAGGGCCGCTTCACCTACGGGGACGTGGAGCGGGCCATCGTGGAGAAGCTCATCCGCCGCCACCCCCACGTCTTCAACGTACGCTCGGGCGTGACTGGGGAGGCCACCGCCAAGACCCCGGAGGAGGTGAAGGCCCGCTGGGAGGACCTGAAGGCCCAAGAGGGCAAGAAGGAGGACCCCTGCGGCCTGCCCAAGGGGCTTCCCACCCTGCTCCGGGCCTACGAGCTCCAGCGGAAGGGGATGGACCCGGGGAGCGAGGAAGGCCTGAGGAAGGCCCTGGAAGAGGGCGACCTGGAGGAAGCGCTTTGGCACCTGGTGGGGCTTTTCGCCAAGAAGGGGATGGACCCCGAGAGCGCCTTAAGGCGGCGCTCCCTCAGGGCCTGCCGGGAGGGCTAG
- a CDS encoding NUDIX hydrolase, producing MAVPLLGEHLLFTLRSPHLPTHAGQVSFPGGVVEPGEGVVEAALREAEEEVGLRGVEPLGFLPPTLSPQGFLVQPVVVFREDLPLLRPNPEEVAEVLLAPLGELLAVEPWSEVRLNRTVWHFPWRGVDIWGVTGNILKEFLEVWREAHRGPPRGPL from the coding sequence GTGGCCGTGCCCCTTCTGGGGGAGCACCTCCTCTTCACCCTAAGAAGCCCCCACCTCCCCACCCACGCCGGCCAGGTGAGCTTCCCCGGGGGGGTGGTGGAGCCGGGGGAGGGCGTGGTGGAGGCCGCCCTGAGGGAGGCCGAGGAGGAGGTGGGGCTAAGGGGGGTGGAGCCTTTGGGCTTCCTCCCCCCCACCCTTTCTCCCCAGGGCTTTCTGGTCCAGCCCGTGGTGGTCTTCCGGGAGGACCTGCCCCTCCTTAGGCCCAACCCCGAGGAGGTGGCGGAGGTCCTCCTCGCTCCCCTGGGGGAGCTATTGGCGGTGGAGCCCTGGAGCGAGGTGCGCCTAAACCGCACCGTCTGGCACTTTCCCTGGCGGGGGGTGGACATCTGGGGGGTGACGGGGAACATCCTCAAGGAGTTCCTAGAGGTGTGGCGTGAAGCGCACCGGGGTCCTCCTCGCGGACCTCTTTGA
- a CDS encoding YbjQ family protein, producing MGVMEILVSALEAVPGYRVAQVLGGVKGSTVRSKHLGKDLLAGLRTLVGGELPEYTEMLQEAREVAEARMPEEARRLGAHAVLGVRYAAASVMQGAAEVPDYGTAVRLEPARER from the coding sequence ATGGGGGTTATGGAGATCCTGGTGTCCGCCCTCGAGGCCGTCCCCGGGTACCGGGTCGCCCAGGTCCTGGGCGGAGTGAAGGGGAGCACGGTGCGCTCCAAGCACCTGGGCAAGGACCTCCTGGCGGGCCTCCGCACCTTGGTGGGCGGGGAGCTCCCCGAGTACACGGAGATGCTCCAGGAGGCCCGGGAGGTGGCTGAGGCCCGGATGCCGGAGGAGGCGAGGAGGCTTGGGGCCCACGCCGTCCTCGGCGTGCGCTACGCCGCCGCGAGCGTCATGCAAGGGGCGGCGGAGGTCCCGGACTACGGGACGGCGGTCCGGCTGGAGCCCGCCCGGGAGCGGTGA
- a CDS encoding copper chaperone PCu(A)C, whose amino-acid sequence MRRWIGLLFLLALASAQVVREGWVRFSPGPNAAAYLTLENPGDLPLRLVGARTPVAERVELHETYVREVEGKKVMGMRPVAFLEVPPKGRVELKPGGYHFMLLGLKRPLKAGEGVELDLLFADGKVLKVVLPVEAR is encoded by the coding sequence ATGAGGCGCTGGATTGGACTCCTCTTCCTGCTGGCCTTGGCCTCGGCCCAGGTGGTCCGGGAGGGCTGGGTCCGCTTCTCCCCTGGCCCCAACGCCGCGGCGTACCTCACCCTGGAGAACCCCGGGGACCTCCCCCTCCGCCTCGTGGGGGCGAGGACGCCCGTGGCCGAGCGGGTGGAGCTCCACGAGACCTACGTCCGAGAGGTGGAGGGGAAGAAGGTGATGGGGATGCGCCCCGTGGCCTTCCTCGAGGTCCCGCCCAAGGGCCGGGTGGAGCTCAAACCCGGGGGGTACCACTTCATGCTCCTCGGCCTGAAGCGGCCCCTAAAGGCAGGGGAGGGGGTGGAGCTTGACCTCCTCTTCGCCGACGGGAAGGTCCTTAAGGTGGTCCTTCCCGTGGAGGCGCGATGA
- the argB gene encoding acetylglutamate kinase, producing MSEALLVKVGGSLRGAEALLSELAAYPGPLVLVHGGGPEIGAWLGRLGYESRFVGGLRVTPPEQLEVVEMALYLTGKRLAEGLSRRGRKALALSGRDALCLKGRALPGLGRVGEVVGVEVGLLLDLLAKGYTPLLAPIALDEEGPLNVNADTAAGAVAGALGWPAVFLTDVEGVYRDPKDPQSRLPHLTPEEVAALREAGVLQGGMIPKVEAALSALRAGAPWAAIAKGERGVLARVLAGEAGTRFTL from the coding sequence TTGAGTGAGGCCCTTTTGGTGAAGGTGGGAGGAAGCCTTAGGGGGGCGGAAGCCCTACTTTCCGAGCTCGCCGCCTACCCCGGCCCCCTCGTCCTCGTCCACGGGGGCGGGCCCGAGATCGGGGCCTGGCTTGGCCGCCTGGGGTACGAGAGCCGCTTCGTGGGGGGGCTTCGGGTGACGCCCCCGGAGCAGCTCGAGGTGGTGGAGATGGCCCTTTACCTCACGGGAAAGCGCCTGGCGGAGGGGCTTTCCCGAAGGGGGCGGAAGGCTTTGGCCCTCTCGGGGCGGGACGCCCTCTGCCTGAAGGGGAGGGCCCTTCCCGGCCTCGGCCGGGTGGGGGAGGTGGTGGGGGTGGAGGTGGGGCTCCTCCTGGACCTTTTGGCGAAGGGCTACACCCCCCTCCTCGCCCCCATCGCCTTGGACGAGGAAGGTCCCCTCAACGTCAACGCCGACACCGCCGCGGGGGCCGTGGCCGGGGCCTTGGGGTGGCCCGCCGTCTTCCTCACCGACGTGGAGGGGGTCTACCGGGACCCCAAGGACCCCCAAAGCCGCCTCCCCCACCTCACCCCGGAGGAGGTGGCGGCCCTGAGGGAGGCGGGCGTCCTCCAGGGGGGGATGATCCCCAAGGTGGAGGCGGCCCTCTCCGCCCTCCGGGCCGGGGCCCCCTGGGCGGCCATCGCCAAGGGGGAGAGGGGGGTTTTGGCCCGGGTGCTCGCCGGGGAGGCGGGGACCCGCTTCACCCTTTGA